The following is a genomic window from Lysinibacillus sp. G4S2.
AAGTCATGTAAAAAGTAACTGAATTGAATAGGTATAACAGAATAAAAGATAATAATATTATGTAAACTAAATGCCAGAAACTTGTAAGATAGTTTCTTATTTAATATGATAGAAATGAACTTACGAAAATGGGAGGCGTTTTATATGTATCGACAAGTAGACGATTTTCTAAATGATTGGTCAGCATCAGCACAAGGCACGATTCAAGTACTAAAAGCCGTAACAGATGAAAAGCTAGAGCAAAGCATCGTGGAAGGTCACAGCACACTTGGCTGGTTAGGCTGGCATTTAGTTGGTGCTGCTGGTTATTTCAGTTACTTAGCAGGTTTAAAGGTGCCAATGATACGTCAAGAAGATCCTATCCCATCAACAGCTGCTGAAATTGTAGCTACTTACGAAAACCTAGCAAACAGTGTGAAAGAGGAAGCGGCAAAGCTATCAGATGAAGACTTACAAGAGGAAGTTAAGGGTTTCACTGGACCAATAGCTAGAGGTGCGTTATTACGTGTACTAATCGATCATCAAACCCATCATCGTGGACAAATGACAGTGCTCCTACGTCAAGCAGGTTTACCAGTACCAGGCGTATTGGGACCAACGAAGGAAATGCAATAGTTTTAATGCAGCAGATAAACAGTTATCTGCTGCATTTTTTTATGGTGTGCCCGGTATGCGTATGAACTGTAGGGGGCAATTCCCGAGCCCTGAAGACAGAAAGAAGTAGAGGTTTGCCAAGAGCAAGGTGAAACAATTAGCTTAATACCATATTCAATTTTCAGCTTCTCAGTTTGTGTATGAGATTCAAGTGTAAATAGATTGACTAGTAGATTCGATATATTTCATAAACGTTCACCTATTTTATATAAATTCTATAAGACGGTATTATATTTCCTTAAATATTGATTCTTCTTCCTATTCGATATAAGTATAGTGTTCAGTTTGGGTTTAGGATGTATAGATTACTTTATAGGAAAAAACACTCTATATTAGCTATTTCTCGTATATGCTTTTTACGAAATATGATGCAACTAGCAACAATCTTTACTGTGCGAAAGCGAAGCGACAGCAACAAATCTTTACTGTGCGAAAGCGAAGCGACAGCAACATATTTCTAAAAAACGAGAAGGGAAAGATGTAAAATGAAAAAACTATTATTAGGTTGTGTCGTGGCATCCTCTTTGGCTATTCCCAATTTAGCTTTTGCTGCTAATTCAAGTGAAAGTATTGAAACGAGTACAGACAATGAAGCGACGATTCCTGCATACATGGCTCCTGGAACAGTGATTAAATTTAATGAACAGGAAGAATCTGTTGTTTTGAGAGAAGGAGATAAAAAAGCAAGTTTACCGCAATCTAGACTTTATGAAGACGAATCAGATTTGCCAGTTATAAAACCAGGTATGACGGTGGTCTATGATGCTTTAGGTGCACCAATAGTAGTTGTTCCAGAAAGTAGAGAATCCATTAATGTTGAAATGAAAGAAATTAATCCAGTACAAGAAATACCTCGTGCCGCAAAAACAGAGTCGGGTAAAGTTTCTTGGTATGATATTTGGGCAGAAAGTAATACAGCATCTGGTGAAAAAGCGGATGATGGTGCAGCTCATAAAACAATAGCTTTTAAAACATCTGTTTCTGTAAAAAGTAACGATAATTCAAAAACTACAACAGTTAGAATTTTAGATAGAGGACCGTATGTAAAAGGAAGAATTTTAGATATGTCTAAACAAACATTTGGTAAACTACATCCTATAAGTAAGGGGGTATTTAACGGTACGATTAGTTGGAATGGTTAATAATTCTTTCTAAATTATCTATTTTTATGGTTATGAAAATTCAGTTTACACAATCTTTTTTTTTGTAAACTAATTTTTCAGTGATTCTGATTGAAATTAGATTCTTCTTAATTTGGGGAAATAGATCTATATAAATTTAATAAATAACGGAGTTTCTTATCAACATAATATGTAGTATTTTGATGATTATTGATATGTAATAATGCAACTTCTAAAATAACTTCGCAAAGGATGAAGTGCATAATGTATGGAATTGTTTGTAGATGCAAGAAAACAATGGGTGCTACTGTTATCATTTTTTTATCGTTACTATTAGTTTTGTTTGGATGTCAAAAGAAAGAAGATGCAAGCACAAATTTTGATGAAAATGAAGAACTCATTGTGTCTGTATTTGATATTGATGGCAAGAGTAGTGTTGTGGAGGTAAATGCTGAAAAAAATGTAGTAAATGAATTAATTAATAATGAAGCGGTTTGGTTACATGCAACACTTTCAGGCAATAAACAATATCTTGCCTATACAAGTGCAAAAGGTGAAGGACCTTGGGAGATTTATTTATTAGACAAAAATGATAAAAAAACTTACCAAGTTACAAATGATACTTTAGGACAACTTATTCCTAGATTTGGTGATAAGGAAGGCAACACCATTTACAGTGAAATAATAGGGGCTACTTTCCCTGTCTCTAAAATTGCGAAAGTAGATGTGCAAAAGAAGAATTTTATTGTATTTGATACTGAACAACCTGACCGTGCCGTAGAAATGTATGATGTTACTAAAGACAAAATTATTGGTGCATTTGTCTCTGAGGAAGAGAATACGACAAGAAGGACGGCTGCGAATGAAGCTGGTGAACCTTTAGGGCAAATTGTCTATTCAATATATGAAATGAATTTAGATGGCTCCGACATGAATTTGGTAACGAAAATAAAAGCCATCAATATTGATTCGATGGCATATGGATCAAGTGGGAATTCTGTTATTCTTGGAGGGGAAAATATAAATGAAGATGAAGGAAGCGGCATTTATCAGTTATCTCTTACAGACAAAACATTAACTACTATATTAACAGATCAAATGATTAAAGAAAGTAAGAATCCAATATTATCAGAGATTGGTCAAAGAAGGCTAGCGGTATTGTCAAAAAATGAGCGATTTATTTATTTTTCGGGTATACCTAAAGATGCAGAAGATATTAGTTTTGACGGTATTATTTCTAAAATACAGTGGATCTATAAGTATGACTTGAATAGTAAAGAAATAACAACAGCATATGAGTATAAAAAACCAGCCTTTATTACGGATATGACGGTTTCCTATTAGAGTATGCAGTTGGTTCTGTCAAACAATACCCATTCTTTCGTTTGTATGCAGGTTGTTTCTTCAGTGTTGAGTGAAACGTCTATAGAAAGTGAAATCCTCACCCTACAAGCCATTGGTTTCCTTTGAACCCATATATTTCGATCGAAAAGAATGTATGTTCTTTTTAACCTTTTGATAAATAAAAGTTACTAGATGTATTATAGATGCATGAGTATACCTCGGTTAAAACAATATAATTGAGAGTTGGAGAGGACTTGTCTAACCATGAGACAAAGAAAAACACCTTTCATTGAATAACGGGTATTGAAACCTGAAATAATCAATGAGGAGGTGTTTTTCTATGGATGAGAGAGGTAGGCTAATGATTAGCCTCCTACTCGATAGTGCTAGCAAGGGGCATTGTCAATAATAGCTTTATTCAAAGCTATTATTTGAAGTGGAAGATAGCGCATTCATCAACGCTTTTTTATAGCGAAATGAATAATGACAAATCGTCCCGTTTTTCATTGTAATAGTTCGATAGGTTGAATTAATCTTTTGAATATGTTGCAAATTAACAATATACCCGCGATGGCATCGGAAAAATCGGTCATCCAATTGCTGCTCAATATCTGTTAAATTACTGAAAAATTCATAGACACCTGATTTCTCCTTCAGCTCAATTTTATGCGCATTTGGTGACGTCGCGAAGTAATAGATATCATGAAAAGGAATGATTTTAGTATATTCTCCTATTTTCACTTGGAAGGACACATCTATCTTTTGAGCATGTATATTTTGATGGTGTTGATAAGCAATATGCAAAGTATCAATTAAATTTTTAGCTACATTTGGCTCATTTTTCACGATAAAATCTAATGCTGCTACTTTGTAAGTAAAGGTTAACTTTAATTTGTCCGAATAGGTGGTAATAAAGATAATGGTTGCCAAAGGATCTTTACTGCGTATAGCATTCGCCAGCTCCAAACCATTTATTTTATGCTGAAGCTCAATATCCAATAAAAAGCAATCTGCTCGGTGCTCCTTTAAGTAGGCTAATACCTCAGACGGATTAGAAGCAATTAAAACAATCTCAATATCCTTGAATTGAAATAAAAAAGAGTGAACAATGGTTGATTGTAAAAATTTCCGTTGACGTGCATCGTCCTCACAAATAACAATTTTCATAATAAACACTCCCTAAAAGATTTGTAGCTCCTGTATAAAATGATTCTTTTCGATGCGTGTGTTTAATGTCACATTAGGATAATTCTGTAGAATTCCTCTCACATTAGCTAAACCAATCCCACGCATGTCTCCTTTAGAAGAAGATTGATACTCAAAGATAGTCGAAATATTAAAGTTAGCATCCTGTAATGGATTGTCAATAACGATAACGACAGATTGTTCACGTGAGGGAAGAATGGCAATACGCACGACCGAATCGGCTATAGCAACACTTGCTTCAATAGCATTATCAATCAAAATACCTAGCACCCTCGTTAAATCAATAAGGCTCATATGAACAGATGTAATCGTATGTGGAATTTCCATCGTGATTTTTTGCTGTAAACGATTCGCAAGCAACAACTTAGAGGATAATAAGCCTTTTAGCTCGACAATTTGTAAATTTTCCAATGTACCTATCATTTTACTTTGGAATAAGGTCTGCTGCTCCAGCTGCATAATATCTGAATAAAAATATTGCTTTAATCCCTGTAAATCCTTATCCTCAATATAATTTTGCAGAGACATTAAAATATTTATATAATCGTGGCGAAACTTTTGCATATCTGTATTCACTTGTTCTAATACCTGCATATATTCAAAAAACTGCTGCTGTGCCACTTCTTTTTGCTGAATCGCCTGTATTTTGTTGAGATTTGTAACGAGTAAACTAACGGCAAGTACAATCAATAAGACGTAAGTGATTTGAATAAAGAAATTTACAGTCGTCAATGTCTTATTATCTTGCACCCCTAAAAAGAACATATTTAGGTAAAACATTCCGAGTGTTAGTGTCCCGATAAAAATTAGAAATAGCTGCATTTTCGAGGACAAACACAGTGAAGACAACTTCTTTTTCACAATAGTTTTATAAATGATAATAAGGGATACAAAGCATATTATAAACAAAAGCGTTTCTAGTAGAGTTGAATTAATAGCAAATTGACTATTGATAAGCAATGCTAGATTATTTGAAAAAACCGTAAGTATTAGAACAACAATAACATCAAAAAAAGCAATTATTCTCCTTTTGAACGAGTAAAATAGAAAACTAGCTGCAATAACGAAATAGCCAATAGCAATAATCATTGAAGTATATGAGAACAGGAAGTAAAAAGGAGCTATAACAAAAGTAATAGATTGAAAAAGCATTATAATACTTGGGCGAATAGGTAGGAGATAGAACAATGTCCCGAGAATAAGAGTAGCATCTCTAAATATGTAAAAAAGCATAATGGACTATCCTTTATATAAAGGATGTTCTTTTTTTGATTTTTCAGGTAATTCTACTCCGTAACCTAGCATTCTACAAACATAGACCATATCATTTTTGGTGATAGACATAATAATAGATGAGCTATTTTTGATAAACACTTCAAGATAATTCATGTAAAACAGCCTCCCTTTTTCGAATCCAGCCTCCACTCCTCGTTCGGAAAATCTGTAAGACATATAAAAAGATGAACATTCTATTTCATAAACGTACACCTTTCCTTCTTATTCTACATAAACTTCGTTAAAAATGTGAATAATTTTCTCGAAATGTCGAATTTTATTCCTACTCGTTAAAATGAAAACGAGAGTCGATATTTTGGAAAAATCACTTTATTTTTAGGAAGAATTCTCCTATATAAGCTGCTTTTAGCGTACTCTCATCATAATAATATCTAGTGTTTTGATTGTTATTGATACTTAATAATTCAAATATCCAAAATAACATTGGTAAAGGATTAATCGCATATGTATGAATTAGTTTGTAAGTGCAAAAAATTAACTATAATTTTTTTATCTTTAGTAGTTGTTCTGTTTGGATGTCAAAAAAAAGAAGAAGACAGTACGCCTATTAACAATAGCGAAGAGCTCATTATTTCGATATTTGATAATGAAGGTAAAGGTAGTATTGTGGAAGTAAATGCTGAAAAAAATATAGAAAAAGAGTTAGTCAATAATGAAGCTGTTTGGTTGGACGGGAAGCTTTCAGATAATAAGCAATATCTTGTCTATACTAGTGCTAGAGGGGATGGACCATGGGATATTTATTTATTGGATATAAACAATAATAAAGAATATCAAGTCACGAATGATACTTTAGGACAACTTAACCCTAGATTTGGTGATAAGGAAGGTAAAACAATCTATAGCGAAATAATAGGATCAACATTTCCTGTTTCAAAGATCGCAAAAGTAGAAGTGCAAAAGAAAGATTTCACAATATTTGATACTAAACAATCTGATCGTGCTGTAGAAATGTATGACATTTCAAAAAACAAAATCATTGGAGCATTTGTTTCTGAGAAAGAGAACACGGCAAGATGGAGAAAAGCAAATGAAAATGAAGGAAATATAGAGCAAATTTTATATTCAATATATGAAATGAATTTAGATGGATCGAACATGAATTTGATAACTAGTGTAAAAGCTATCAATATTGATTCTATCGCTTTTGGACCTGATGGTAATTCCATAATCCTTGGAGGGGAGAATGTAAATAATGATGAAGGAAGTGGTATTTATAAGTTATCTCTTAAAAACAAAACATTAACAACCATATTAACAGATCAAATGATTAAAAAAAGTAAGAATCCTATATTATCAGAGATTGGCCAAAGAAGGCTAGCAGTACTATCCAAAAATGAACGGTTCATTTATTTTTCGGGTATACCTAAAAATGGAGATGAAGTTAATTTTGAAGGTATAACTTCTAAAATACGTTGTATCTATAAATATGATTTAGTTGATAAAGAAATTAAAAAAGTCTATGAAAATAAAAAACCAGCTATTATTACAGATTTGACAGTTACATATTAATGTCCAAAATGCACATGTATGATTAAAATCAAAAATATTCATACATAGGGAATACTGTCAGATTTTTATGTTTAAACAAACAAGTATTTAAATAAAGTATACAAAAAATACTCTCCTCAACGTAATGGGAGAGTATTTTTATATAGGAATGAATTAGCTTAAGCTCTTTCCACTCCAGGAGTACATGACTAAATTGAATTTTAGTTGTGTACATTTTTATTTTCTTGAAAATTTTCGAGCAACTATTGCTAGTAAAGATTATAATGCATTCTTATTACTAATGGTAATATATTTACATTTATATGTATTTCATTTAGAATATTTAGAAATAAAAGTAAATAGATTTATGAGAGTTAGAGAGTAATTGCTTGCTGCAGGATTACGATGAAACTTCCTCAAAAGTGGAAGGACTGAGAAGATCTTAACGAGAGGTGATGAAGATGAAAATTAGAGAAGCAACAATGCAAGATGCACAAGGTATTGGAAAAGTCCATGTTGACAGTTGGAGAACGACATATAAAGATATTATTCCTGATTCTTTCTTAAATAATCTTTCTTATGAACAGAGAACAGAACTATGGAAAAAGAATATTACAATAAAAGATAATTACGTGCTAGTAGTAGAAAACGAACTTGGAGAAATAATTGGCTTTGCTACTGCTTCGAATAAAGAAACAAATGACGTGCCCTATTCAAGTGACTTAACTTCCATCTATCTTTTAGAGGAGTGTCAAGGTAAAGGAATCGGAAAACAGCTATTAAAAGAATTATTCATCTTTTTTAAGAAGAAGAATCATCAATCCATATTTGTCGAGGTATTGGCAGAAAATAAAACACGTTATTTCTATGAATATTATGGAGCGGAATATGTGAAAACGGTGCAAATTAATATTGGTGGAAAAGTTTTAGAAGAATTTGTTTATGTGTGGAAAAATATTGATAAGGTTTTAGAAACACTAGAATAAAGGGGTTTGTCATTTATTCATTTTGTTATATTCCCCTATATGGCGGGGAATATAACAATTATTTAAACATGGAGATTCCCTTTTCTAATAACAAGCCATCTAAAAATATTGAAATGAATCTTTTACTTTCTTGCAATAGGTCAAAATCTTTTCTAAAGACTAACCAATCATATAACGTCCCTCGCATACAACGAGAGATGTAAATCGCAATTTGCTCTACATCTGTTTGTTCGGATAATTCACCATCATTTATAGCTTTTTGGACAAATGTGTGCAGGATTTTATACAATTTACGTTCGGAATTGGTAAAGAAATTTTCTTCATTTTCAATTAAGCCGCTTTTGTAAACGGAACGCATTAAATCCATTCCTAAATCTTCTTTTAAATACTTCATTTGTGCCTCAATTAATGAAATAACCTTTTCCTTAAAGCAAAGATTTGCTGGCAGTGTCGTTGTAAACTCCTCATAAAAAGAATCAATTTCTTTGAATTTCTCTAAAAAGATATCGTACTTAGAAGAGAAATGTCCGTAAAATGCCCCTTTTGAGCTTTTGCTTTCTTGAACAATTTCATCAACAGTTACTTGATCGAAGCCTTTCTTTTGGAATAATTTAAGTGCTGTTTCGTATATATGTTTTTTTGTTGCTAGCGCTTGTTGTTGTCTTGTCTTTTTCATTTCCGCTTCACCTAATTTCTATCAATTTCGCCTTGGCTTAATTGTAGCTGACGCTTCGCTTTCGCTATAAAAAACATTTGTTGTTGCTGACGCTACGCTTTCGCACAGATAAAACAATTGCTGTCGCTACGTTCGCACTACGCTTTCGCACAGATAAACAATGCGTCCGGATTTTGAATTGTGCCTGCACAATTCATTCCTTTCAAAATCTGCTACTTAACTTTACCATAATCCTCGATTTCGTCATAAAGTTATTTTCTAAATTATCAGAAAAATATTGACAATTAATTGTCTGTCCAATTAATATACAGACTATAGTCTATGAAACTATTTCAAAAGGGGTGTATATCATGGATTTAATCGGAAATAGAACATTGCGTTCTGTTGTAAGGGAGAGAGCTGAGCTACAGCCTGAAAAAAGCTTTCTTCATTTTGAAGATAAAAATGGAGAACTTTTCGAAAAAAATTATGGGGATTTTTTTCAAGAGGTTAGACGTTTCAGTAATGCACTACTTAAGCTTGGCATAAAAAAAGGGGACCATGTTGTACTACATTTACCAAACAACATGGAATTTTTTACAGCATGGTTTGCTCTTGCTGAAATTGGGGGCATTATGGTGCCAACTAACATTTTATCACCAGCGGATGAGATGAAGTATATTATTACACATTGTGAAGCAGTCCTTATTATTACGGAAGCGGACTTTTTCGAAAAGTTTGTCAGTATTAAATGTGAAACACCGACAATACAAAATATTATTTTAACGAGACAACAAAGTAAGCTTAAGGGTGTTTTAAATTTCTCTGAGCTCATTAAAAATGAAAGCGATCACAATGACCATTTCCCAACAGTGTTATCAGAAGACGTTGTGGCATTGCTTTATACATCTGGGACAACATCTAAACCAAAAGGTGTTCAAATTACACATGCCAACTATATTTTCACAGGTGAGTTAATGGCTCATACCATTGCTTTAACACCTGAGGATCGAACATTTATTGTCTTACCGCTTTTCCATGGAAATGCACAATATTACTCAACGATGTCTGCCATCATGGTAGGAGCAAGTATTGCAGTTACGGAGAAATTTAGTGCATCGCGTTATTTTAAGCAAGCAAAGACGTTAGGTGGAACAGTTGGTTCATTATTTGCTGCACCTATTCGGATGATTTTAGCGAAAGATTATGAAGAGGAGGCAAAGGATAATCCGTTACGACTTGTCCTTTTTGCACAAGCGGTAACCGAACAACAGCTTGTTCAATTTGAAGAACAATTTGATGTGAAATTATTGCATCTATATGGTTTGACTGAAACTGTTGGGATCCCACTGATAAATCCTTTATTTGGTATGCGGAAAAATATGAGTATAGGTAGACCAAGCATCGGCTATGAGGTTCAACTTGTTGATGAACATGGATTACCGGTTGGACAATGGGAGATTGGTCAAATCGCCGTAAAAGGGATTCCAGGAAGAACATTAATGAAGGGATACTTAAAAAACGAACAAGCGACAAATGACACACTTAAGGAAAACTGGTTACTAACGGGTGATAATGCACGAATCGATGAAGATGGCTATTTTTATTTTGTCGATCGTTTAAAGGATATGATTAAACGTTCAGGCGAAAATATTGCAGCGCATGAAGTAGAGAGTGTCTTAGCGGAACATCCAGCAGTATTCGAAGCGGCAGTCATCGGTATTCCAGATGAAATGCGAGATGAAGCTATTAAAGCGTATGTCATATTACAGGCCGGTGCTACTGTCAGTGAAGCGGCGTTAATAGAGCATTGTCGAGAACGTCTCGCAAAATTTAAAGTGCCAGATCGTATTGAATTTATGACGGATTTCCCTCGTACACCGGTCGGCAAAATTCAAAAGCATATTTTACGAAACTCGTATTTAATGACAAAAAATTGAATGTTGAAAGAAGGGACTATATGAAAAATGTGAAAATATTATTAGCAAGTTTAGCGGGTTCGATCATTGAGTGGTACGATTTTTATTTGTATGGGACTGCAACGGGATTAGTTTTTACTACATTATTTTTCCCATCGTCAAATCCAGCAATCTCAATTTTAATTGCTTTTGCTACGTTTGGGGCTGGATATGCAGCACGTCCAATAGGCAGTATAATTTTTGGACATATGGGTGACCGTGTCGGTAGAAAAGCCTCGCTCATGCTTACTTTAATAGGGATGGGCGGTAGTTCCTTTTTGATAGGTTTATTACCAACCTACGCACAAGTGGGGTTACTCGCGCCAACGCTTTTAGTTTTTTTGCGACTCATTCAAGGAATTGCCCTTGGGGGAGAATGGGGTGGTGCGGTGTTACTAGCAACAGAATCAGCTACGAAAGGTGTACGCGGTTTTTTTGGTTCCATTCCACAGCTTGGTGTACCCATCGGTTTAGTGTTAGGAACATTTAGTTTCACGCTTATTTCTTCTTTAACGACAGAAGCGCAATTTATGGCCTGGGGATGGCGCTTACCATTTCTTTTTAGCGCTGTTTTAATTGTTTTAGCCATTTGGATTCGAAGCGGAATAGAAGAAACACCTGAATTTAAACGCAAAAAGGACAATGGTGAATTAGCTAAATTACCAATTGTCCAAGTATTTAAATATAACAAAAAAGATATTTTCCGCATTATTGGATTAAAAATTGGAGACGGATTCTTTAATGTATTTTTAATGTCCTTCATTTTAGTGTATGCGACTACGTATATAGGCTATCCAAGGGATGTCGCATTATTGGCTCTGACGATAAGTTGTGCCACAATGATTGTAACGATTCCGCTTGTTGGGTATTTCTCAGATTTTATTGGACGTAAGAAAATTTATATTGGTGGCCTGGTTACGATGTTACTTCTAGCCATTCCATATTTCGTCATGATCCCGATTAATTCAACCTATTTCTTTATTATGCAAGTCGTTTTACTTGGTGTCGTATGGGCAGCTATTTTTGCGACTCAAGGTACGTTTTTCTCTGAATTATTCCCAGCGAATGTTCGATATACAGGGTGATCCTTTGGCTATCAAATCGCTGCAGCCATCGTCGGTTTCGGACCAATGCTATGGACATCTTTAGCAACAGAATATGGGGCATCACCCTATTTATTTGGTCCATTAATGATAGCGGGCCTCCTTCTATCATTGCTACTTGCTGTATTTGCACCTGATACACGGACAATCACTCAATATGAAGAATCTGCTGAGAAAGTACAAGAAGATGAACTTATTTCAGAGGTTCAAGTAGAAGTAGCAACCTCGACAAAGTAGAGGCAACTGACTAATCGCAAAAACATAAAAACAGGGTTCTCCTTTTTGAATAGGAGAACCCTGTTTGTTATTAGTTTAAGCCTTGGCTATCTTTCCACTCTAAGAATTCATCATAAGTTAATAGTTTATCTAAAATTGTGCCGTCTTCACGGATTTCGATGACACGGTTCGCAATTGTTTGGATGAACTGATGGTCATGTGATGTGAAGAGCATCGCACCTTTGAAGCGCATAAGTCCTTCATTTAGTGCTTGAATAGATTCAAGGTCAAGGTGGTTCGTTGGTTCATCTAGTAAAACAACGTTTGCTGTAGCAAGCATCATTTTAGATAGCATACAACGTACTTTTTCTCCCCCTGAAAGTACAGAAGGGGATTTTTTTACTTCCTCACCAGAGAATAACATACGACCTAAGAAGCCGCGTAAGAAGCTTTCTGTTTCATCATCAGGAGAATATTGGCGTAACCATTCCACTAATGATTTCTCTGAACCTTCGAAGTATTTATCGTGATCATTTTCAAAGTAACTTTGAGAAGTTGTTACGCCCCATTTGAACGTACCAGCATCTGCTTTTCTTTCATCCATTAAAATATCAAGAAGAGCCGTTTTGGCCATTGGATTACCAAGTAAAATGATTTTATCTTCTTTATTCATTGAAAAGCGAATATCTTTAAATAGTGTTTCGCCTTCATTGCTTGCTGTAAGACCTTCCACTGTTAACACATCATTACCGATCTCACGTCCAGTTTGGAAGTTAATGAATGGATATTTTCGGCTAGAAGGTTTAATGTCGTCAAGCTCGATTTTATCCAACATTTTCTTACGAGAAGTCGCTTGGCTTGATTTCGAAGCGTTCGCAGAGAAACGAGCAACGAATGCTTGTAGCTCTTTAATCTTTTCTTCTTTCTTCTTGTTTTGGTCTGCCATCATTTTTTGTGCTAATTGGCTAGACTCATACCAGAAGTCATAGTTACCAACATATAATTGGATTTTAGAGAAGTCTAAATCCGCGATATGCGTACACACTTTATTTAAGAA
Proteins encoded in this region:
- a CDS encoding ATP-binding cassette domain-containing protein, which translates into the protein MIQVSNVGLRYGDRKLFEDVNIKFTPGNCYGLIGANGAGKSTFLKILSGEIEAQEGHVSMGKDERLSVLKQNHFEYDEYNVLDTVVMGNKRLWEVKAEKDAIYAKEDFSDEDGMRAAELEGEFADLNGWEADSEAATLLNGLGIGDELHYMLMADLEGSDKVKVLLAQALFGKPDVLLLDEPTNHLDLKAIQWLEEFLINFENTVIVVSHDRHFLNKVCTHIADLDFSKIQLYVGNYDFWYESSQLAQKMMADQNKKKEEKIKELQAFVARFSANASKSSQATSRKKMLDKIELDDIKPSSRKYPFINFQTGREIGNDVLTVEGLTASNEGETLFKDIRFSMNKEDKIILLGNPMAKTALLDILMDERKADAGTFKWGVTTSQSYFENDHDKYFEGSEKSLVEWLRQYSPDDETESFLRGFLGRMLFSGEEVKKSPSVLSGGEKVRCMLSKMMLATANVVLLDEPTNHLDLESIQALNEGLMRFKGAMLFTSHDHQFIQTIANRVIEIREDGTILDKLLTYDEFLEWKDSQGLN